A window of Candidatus Purcelliella pentastirinorum contains these coding sequences:
- a CDS encoding redoxin domain-containing protein, with product MVMVTYEAPNFIAPAILGNGKLIQNFNMKEYKKNKYAIIFFWPMDFTFVCPSELIAFNKRYKNFKKRNVKLIGISIDSIFVHQQWKKTKISDGGIGEIKYVMVSDIKREIQKSYCIEDKKNGVALRASFLIDKNNIIRHQTVNDLPLGRNIDEILRIIDALQIHEKDGNVCPAQWKKNKQTIKPTLEGITEYLSNNFDDL from the coding sequence GCAATATTAGGTAATGGAAAGTTAATACAAAATTTTAATATGAAAGAATATAAAAAAAATAAATATGCCATAATATTTTTTTGGCCAATGGATTTTACATTTGTATGTCCATCAGAATTAATAGCATTTAATAAAAGATATAAAAATTTTAAAAAAAGAAATGTAAAATTAATAGGAATTTCAATAGATTCAATTTTTGTCCATCAACAATGGAAAAAAACAAAAATATCTGATGGAGGAATAGGAGAAATTAAATACGTAATGGTTTCTGATATAAAAAGAGAAATTCAAAAATCATATTGTATAGAAGATAAAAAAAATGGAGTAGCATTACGTGCATCCTTTCTAATAGACAAAAATAATATAATTAGACATCAAACAGTAAACGATTTGCCATTAGGAAGAAATATAGATGAAATATTAAGAATAATAGATGCATTACAAATACATGAAAAAGATGGTAATGTATGTCCTGCCCAATGGAAAAAAAACAAACAAACTATAAAACCTACGCTTGAAGGAATTACAGAATATTTAAGTAATAATTTTGATGACTTATAA